The following are from one region of the Brienomyrus brachyistius isolate T26 chromosome 4, BBRACH_0.4, whole genome shotgun sequence genome:
- the LOC125740490 gene encoding RING finger protein 212B-like isoform X14, which yields MKPQEQAYFSDPVKLMHSRLEHISQVALFQNRQKEKITAYFKQKSVDLEKRLKEVKEQSYRYSAFASVLLWEVSELRRENAELKKPLSQRRVSVGNFQTSSSNRMSRPVAITPPVTPGLRLPSTICTGSGMSIERYRDQHSGIMTGLPSAPLEQLTEQILQLQTSSGSELAQPSYPLSQETTSTLAQHGYRTRRPGKGTMAGSIKPEDPHRHTHTTSLGPASPYFHTCEQFIYVKTWCPLRFHKCTEVNGDDSFMKV from the exons ATGAAGCCGCAGGAGCAGGCCTACTTCAGTGATCCAGTGAAGCTCATGCACTCTCGTCTGGAGCACATTTCACAA GTTGCTCTCTTCCAGAACAGGCAGAAGGAGAAAATCACTGCATATTTCAAGCAAAAGTCTGTGGATCTGGAGAAGAGGCTGAAGGAGGTTAAGGAGCAAAGCTACAGGTACTCCGCCTTTGCCTCTGTTCTTCTCTG GGAGGTGTCTGAACTGAGGAGGGAGAATGCAGAGTTGAAGAAGCCTCTCTCTCAAAGGAGG GTATCTGTGGGTAATTTTCAGACAAGCAG CTCCAACAGGATGTCACGTCCAGTGGCCATTACCCCTCCAG TTACcccagggctccgcttgccaagTACCAT CTGCACTGGTTCTGGGATGTCCATAGAGAGGTACAGAGACCAACACTCAGGGATCATGACT GGACTCCCATCAGCTCCATTGGAACAGCTCACAG AACAGATCCTGCAACTCCAAACTTCTTCCGGTTCGGAGCTGGCTCAGCCCTCCTATCCCCTATCCCAAGAAACAACCAGCACTCTG GCACAGCATGGATACAGAACTAGAAGACCAGGAAAGGGAACAATGGCAGGATCTATAAAACCAGAAGATCCTCACCGTCATACACACACCACCAGTTTGGGTCCAGCAAGCCCATATTTTCACACGTGTGAGCAGTTTATATATGTTAAGACATGGTGTCCATTAAGGTTTCACAAGTGTACAGAAGTAAATGGAGATGACAGCTTCATGAAAGTGTAG
- the LOC125740490 gene encoding RING finger protein 212B-like isoform X4 — translation MSGYLTCWLLPVPVRMDWLHCNQCYRREGIAFVVASCGHIVCESCVNPSKFLGLSSTEQCTVCGTSCNYLHISDKMKPQEQAYFSDPVKLMHSRLEHISQVALFQNRQKEKITAYFKQKSVDLEKRLKEVKEQSYRYSAFASVLLWEVSELRRENAELKKPLSQRRVSVGNFQTSSSNRMSRPVAITPPVTPGLRLPSTICTGSGMSIERYRDQHSGIMTGLPSAPLEQLTEQILQLQTSSGSELAQPSYPLSQETTSTLAQHGYRTRRPGKGTMAGSIKPEDPHRHTHTTSLGPASPYFHTCEQFIYVKTWCPLRFHKCTEVNGDDSFMKV, via the exons ATGTCGGGATACCTTACATGCTGGTTG CTACCTGTGCCTGTAAGAATGGACTGGTTGCACTGTAATCAGTGTTACAGAAGGGAAGGGATCGCCTTCGTTGTCGCTAGCTGTGGACACATCGTCTGTGAGAGTTGCGTCAACCCCA GTAAATTTTTGGGTTTATCTTCCACAGAGCAGTGCACTGTGTGCGGTACAAGCTGTAATTACCTTCATATATCTGACAAG ATGAAGCCGCAGGAGCAGGCCTACTTCAGTGATCCAGTGAAGCTCATGCACTCTCGTCTGGAGCACATTTCACAA GTTGCTCTCTTCCAGAACAGGCAGAAGGAGAAAATCACTGCATATTTCAAGCAAAAGTCTGTGGATCTGGAGAAGAGGCTGAAGGAGGTTAAGGAGCAAAGCTACAGGTACTCCGCCTTTGCCTCTGTTCTTCTCTG GGAGGTGTCTGAACTGAGGAGGGAGAATGCAGAGTTGAAGAAGCCTCTCTCTCAAAGGAGG GTATCTGTGGGTAATTTTCAGACAAGCAG CTCCAACAGGATGTCACGTCCAGTGGCCATTACCCCTCCAG TTACcccagggctccgcttgccaagTACCAT CTGCACTGGTTCTGGGATGTCCATAGAGAGGTACAGAGACCAACACTCAGGGATCATGACT GGACTCCCATCAGCTCCATTGGAACAGCTCACAG AACAGATCCTGCAACTCCAAACTTCTTCCGGTTCGGAGCTGGCTCAGCCCTCCTATCCCCTATCCCAAGAAACAACCAGCACTCTG GCACAGCATGGATACAGAACTAGAAGACCAGGAAAGGGAACAATGGCAGGATCTATAAAACCAGAAGATCCTCACCGTCATACACACACCACCAGTTTGGGTCCAGCAAGCCCATATTTTCACACGTGTGAGCAGTTTATATATGTTAAGACATGGTGTCCATTAAGGTTTCACAAGTGTACAGAAGTAAATGGAGATGACAGCTTCATGAAAGTGTAG
- the LOC125740490 gene encoding RING finger protein 212B-like isoform X7: protein MSGYLTCWLLPVPVRMDWLHCNQCYRREGIAFVVASCGHIVCESCVNPKQCTVCGTSCNYLHISDKMKPQEQAYFSDPVKLMHSRLEHISQVALFQNRQKEKITAYFKQKSVDLEKRLKEVKEQSYRYSAFASVLLWEVSELRRENAELKKPLSQRRVSVGNFQTSSSNRMSRPVAITPPVTPGLRLPSTICTGSGMSIERYRDQHSGIMTGLPSAPLEQLTEQILQLQTSSGSELAQPSYPLSQETTSTLAQHGYRTRRPGKGTMAGSIKPEDPHRHTHTTSLGPASPYFHTCEQFIYVKTWCPLRFHKCTEVNGDDSFMKV, encoded by the exons ATGTCGGGATACCTTACATGCTGGTTG CTACCTGTGCCTGTAAGAATGGACTGGTTGCACTGTAATCAGTGTTACAGAAGGGAAGGGATCGCCTTCGTTGTCGCTAGCTGTGGACACATCGTCTGTGAGAGTTGCGTCAACCCCA AGCAGTGCACTGTGTGCGGTACAAGCTGTAATTACCTTCATATATCTGACAAG ATGAAGCCGCAGGAGCAGGCCTACTTCAGTGATCCAGTGAAGCTCATGCACTCTCGTCTGGAGCACATTTCACAA GTTGCTCTCTTCCAGAACAGGCAGAAGGAGAAAATCACTGCATATTTCAAGCAAAAGTCTGTGGATCTGGAGAAGAGGCTGAAGGAGGTTAAGGAGCAAAGCTACAGGTACTCCGCCTTTGCCTCTGTTCTTCTCTG GGAGGTGTCTGAACTGAGGAGGGAGAATGCAGAGTTGAAGAAGCCTCTCTCTCAAAGGAGG GTATCTGTGGGTAATTTTCAGACAAGCAG CTCCAACAGGATGTCACGTCCAGTGGCCATTACCCCTCCAG TTACcccagggctccgcttgccaagTACCAT CTGCACTGGTTCTGGGATGTCCATAGAGAGGTACAGAGACCAACACTCAGGGATCATGACT GGACTCCCATCAGCTCCATTGGAACAGCTCACAG AACAGATCCTGCAACTCCAAACTTCTTCCGGTTCGGAGCTGGCTCAGCCCTCCTATCCCCTATCCCAAGAAACAACCAGCACTCTG GCACAGCATGGATACAGAACTAGAAGACCAGGAAAGGGAACAATGGCAGGATCTATAAAACCAGAAGATCCTCACCGTCATACACACACCACCAGTTTGGGTCCAGCAAGCCCATATTTTCACACGTGTGAGCAGTTTATATATGTTAAGACATGGTGTCCATTAAGGTTTCACAAGTGTACAGAAGTAAATGGAGATGACAGCTTCATGAAAGTGTAG
- the LOC125740490 gene encoding RING finger protein 212B-like isoform X10, whose protein sequence is MLLPVPVRMDWLHCNQCYRREGIAFVVASCGHIVCESCVNPKQCTVCGTSCNYLHISDKMKPQEQAYFSDPVKLMHSRLEHISQVALFQNRQKEKITAYFKQKSVDLEKRLKEVKEQSYRYSAFASVLLWEVSELRRENAELKKPLSQRRVSVGNFQTSSSNRMSRPVAITPPVTPGLRLPSTICTGSGMSIERYRDQHSGIMTGLPSAPLEQLTEQILQLQTSSGSELAQPSYPLSQETTSTLAQHGYRTRRPGKGTMAGSIKPEDPHRHTHTTSLGPASPYFHTCEQFIYVKTWCPLRFHKCTEVNGDDSFMKV, encoded by the exons ATGCTG CTACCTGTGCCTGTAAGAATGGACTGGTTGCACTGTAATCAGTGTTACAGAAGGGAAGGGATCGCCTTCGTTGTCGCTAGCTGTGGACACATCGTCTGTGAGAGTTGCGTCAACCCCA AGCAGTGCACTGTGTGCGGTACAAGCTGTAATTACCTTCATATATCTGACAAG ATGAAGCCGCAGGAGCAGGCCTACTTCAGTGATCCAGTGAAGCTCATGCACTCTCGTCTGGAGCACATTTCACAA GTTGCTCTCTTCCAGAACAGGCAGAAGGAGAAAATCACTGCATATTTCAAGCAAAAGTCTGTGGATCTGGAGAAGAGGCTGAAGGAGGTTAAGGAGCAAAGCTACAGGTACTCCGCCTTTGCCTCTGTTCTTCTCTG GGAGGTGTCTGAACTGAGGAGGGAGAATGCAGAGTTGAAGAAGCCTCTCTCTCAAAGGAGG GTATCTGTGGGTAATTTTCAGACAAGCAG CTCCAACAGGATGTCACGTCCAGTGGCCATTACCCCTCCAG TTACcccagggctccgcttgccaagTACCAT CTGCACTGGTTCTGGGATGTCCATAGAGAGGTACAGAGACCAACACTCAGGGATCATGACT GGACTCCCATCAGCTCCATTGGAACAGCTCACAG AACAGATCCTGCAACTCCAAACTTCTTCCGGTTCGGAGCTGGCTCAGCCCTCCTATCCCCTATCCCAAGAAACAACCAGCACTCTG GCACAGCATGGATACAGAACTAGAAGACCAGGAAAGGGAACAATGGCAGGATCTATAAAACCAGAAGATCCTCACCGTCATACACACACCACCAGTTTGGGTCCAGCAAGCCCATATTTTCACACGTGTGAGCAGTTTATATATGTTAAGACATGGTGTCCATTAAGGTTTCACAAGTGTACAGAAGTAAATGGAGATGACAGCTTCATGAAAGTGTAG
- the LOC125740490 gene encoding RING finger protein 212B-like isoform X6, whose product MLLPVPVRMDWLHCNQCYRREGIAFVVASCGHIVCESCVNPSKFLGLSSTEQCTVCGTSCNYLHISDKMKPQEQAYFSDPVKLMHSRLEHISQVALFQNRQKEKITAYFKQKSVDLEKRLKEVKEQSYRYSAFASVLLWEVSELRRENAELKKPLSQRRVSVGNFQTSSSNRMSRPVAITPPVTPGLRLPSTICTGSGMSIERYRDQHSGIMTGLPSAPLEQLTEQILQLQTSSGSELAQPSYPLSQETTSTLAQHGYRTRRPGKGTMAGSIKPEDPHRHTHTTSLGPASPYFHTCEQFIYVKTWCPLRFHKCTEVNGDDSFMKV is encoded by the exons ATGCTG CTACCTGTGCCTGTAAGAATGGACTGGTTGCACTGTAATCAGTGTTACAGAAGGGAAGGGATCGCCTTCGTTGTCGCTAGCTGTGGACACATCGTCTGTGAGAGTTGCGTCAACCCCA GTAAATTTTTGGGTTTATCTTCCACAGAGCAGTGCACTGTGTGCGGTACAAGCTGTAATTACCTTCATATATCTGACAAG ATGAAGCCGCAGGAGCAGGCCTACTTCAGTGATCCAGTGAAGCTCATGCACTCTCGTCTGGAGCACATTTCACAA GTTGCTCTCTTCCAGAACAGGCAGAAGGAGAAAATCACTGCATATTTCAAGCAAAAGTCTGTGGATCTGGAGAAGAGGCTGAAGGAGGTTAAGGAGCAAAGCTACAGGTACTCCGCCTTTGCCTCTGTTCTTCTCTG GGAGGTGTCTGAACTGAGGAGGGAGAATGCAGAGTTGAAGAAGCCTCTCTCTCAAAGGAGG GTATCTGTGGGTAATTTTCAGACAAGCAG CTCCAACAGGATGTCACGTCCAGTGGCCATTACCCCTCCAG TTACcccagggctccgcttgccaagTACCAT CTGCACTGGTTCTGGGATGTCCATAGAGAGGTACAGAGACCAACACTCAGGGATCATGACT GGACTCCCATCAGCTCCATTGGAACAGCTCACAG AACAGATCCTGCAACTCCAAACTTCTTCCGGTTCGGAGCTGGCTCAGCCCTCCTATCCCCTATCCCAAGAAACAACCAGCACTCTG GCACAGCATGGATACAGAACTAGAAGACCAGGAAAGGGAACAATGGCAGGATCTATAAAACCAGAAGATCCTCACCGTCATACACACACCACCAGTTTGGGTCCAGCAAGCCCATATTTTCACACGTGTGAGCAGTTTATATATGTTAAGACATGGTGTCCATTAAGGTTTCACAAGTGTACAGAAGTAAATGGAGATGACAGCTTCATGAAAGTGTAG
- the LOC125740490 gene encoding RING finger protein 212B-like isoform X11, which yields MDWLHCNQCYRREGIAFVVASCGHIVCESCVNPKQCTVCGTSCNYLHISDKMKPQEQAYFSDPVKLMHSRLEHISQVALFQNRQKEKITAYFKQKSVDLEKRLKEVKEQSYRYSAFASVLLWEVSELRRENAELKKPLSQRRVSVGNFQTSSSNRMSRPVAITPPVTPGLRLPSTICTGSGMSIERYRDQHSGIMTGLPSAPLEQLTEQILQLQTSSGSELAQPSYPLSQETTSTLAQHGYRTRRPGKGTMAGSIKPEDPHRHTHTTSLGPASPYFHTCEQFIYVKTWCPLRFHKCTEVNGDDSFMKV from the exons ATGGACTGGTTGCACTGTAATCAGTGTTACAGAAGGGAAGGGATCGCCTTCGTTGTCGCTAGCTGTGGACACATCGTCTGTGAGAGTTGCGTCAACCCCA AGCAGTGCACTGTGTGCGGTACAAGCTGTAATTACCTTCATATATCTGACAAG ATGAAGCCGCAGGAGCAGGCCTACTTCAGTGATCCAGTGAAGCTCATGCACTCTCGTCTGGAGCACATTTCACAA GTTGCTCTCTTCCAGAACAGGCAGAAGGAGAAAATCACTGCATATTTCAAGCAAAAGTCTGTGGATCTGGAGAAGAGGCTGAAGGAGGTTAAGGAGCAAAGCTACAGGTACTCCGCCTTTGCCTCTGTTCTTCTCTG GGAGGTGTCTGAACTGAGGAGGGAGAATGCAGAGTTGAAGAAGCCTCTCTCTCAAAGGAGG GTATCTGTGGGTAATTTTCAGACAAGCAG CTCCAACAGGATGTCACGTCCAGTGGCCATTACCCCTCCAG TTACcccagggctccgcttgccaagTACCAT CTGCACTGGTTCTGGGATGTCCATAGAGAGGTACAGAGACCAACACTCAGGGATCATGACT GGACTCCCATCAGCTCCATTGGAACAGCTCACAG AACAGATCCTGCAACTCCAAACTTCTTCCGGTTCGGAGCTGGCTCAGCCCTCCTATCCCCTATCCCAAGAAACAACCAGCACTCTG GCACAGCATGGATACAGAACTAGAAGACCAGGAAAGGGAACAATGGCAGGATCTATAAAACCAGAAGATCCTCACCGTCATACACACACCACCAGTTTGGGTCCAGCAAGCCCATATTTTCACACGTGTGAGCAGTTTATATATGTTAAGACATGGTGTCCATTAAGGTTTCACAAGTGTACAGAAGTAAATGGAGATGACAGCTTCATGAAAGTGTAG
- the LOC125740490 gene encoding RING finger protein 212B-like isoform X9 has product MDWLHCNQCYRREGIAFVVASCGHIVCESCVNPSKFLGLSSTEQCTVCGTSCNYLHISDKMKPQEQAYFSDPVKLMHSRLEHISQVALFQNRQKEKITAYFKQKSVDLEKRLKEVKEQSYRYSAFASVLLWEVSELRRENAELKKPLSQRRVSVGNFQTSSSNRMSRPVAITPPVTPGLRLPSTICTGSGMSIERYRDQHSGIMTGLPSAPLEQLTEQILQLQTSSGSELAQPSYPLSQETTSTLAQHGYRTRRPGKGTMAGSIKPEDPHRHTHTTSLGPASPYFHTCEQFIYVKTWCPLRFHKCTEVNGDDSFMKV; this is encoded by the exons ATGGACTGGTTGCACTGTAATCAGTGTTACAGAAGGGAAGGGATCGCCTTCGTTGTCGCTAGCTGTGGACACATCGTCTGTGAGAGTTGCGTCAACCCCA GTAAATTTTTGGGTTTATCTTCCACAGAGCAGTGCACTGTGTGCGGTACAAGCTGTAATTACCTTCATATATCTGACAAG ATGAAGCCGCAGGAGCAGGCCTACTTCAGTGATCCAGTGAAGCTCATGCACTCTCGTCTGGAGCACATTTCACAA GTTGCTCTCTTCCAGAACAGGCAGAAGGAGAAAATCACTGCATATTTCAAGCAAAAGTCTGTGGATCTGGAGAAGAGGCTGAAGGAGGTTAAGGAGCAAAGCTACAGGTACTCCGCCTTTGCCTCTGTTCTTCTCTG GGAGGTGTCTGAACTGAGGAGGGAGAATGCAGAGTTGAAGAAGCCTCTCTCTCAAAGGAGG GTATCTGTGGGTAATTTTCAGACAAGCAG CTCCAACAGGATGTCACGTCCAGTGGCCATTACCCCTCCAG TTACcccagggctccgcttgccaagTACCAT CTGCACTGGTTCTGGGATGTCCATAGAGAGGTACAGAGACCAACACTCAGGGATCATGACT GGACTCCCATCAGCTCCATTGGAACAGCTCACAG AACAGATCCTGCAACTCCAAACTTCTTCCGGTTCGGAGCTGGCTCAGCCCTCCTATCCCCTATCCCAAGAAACAACCAGCACTCTG GCACAGCATGGATACAGAACTAGAAGACCAGGAAAGGGAACAATGGCAGGATCTATAAAACCAGAAGATCCTCACCGTCATACACACACCACCAGTTTGGGTCCAGCAAGCCCATATTTTCACACGTGTGAGCAGTTTATATATGTTAAGACATGGTGTCCATTAAGGTTTCACAAGTGTACAGAAGTAAATGGAGATGACAGCTTCATGAAAGTGTAG
- the LOC125740490 gene encoding RING finger protein 212B-like isoform X8 produces MSGYLTCWLVFHSDPLPQLPVPVRMDWLHCNQCYRREGIAFVVASCGHIVCESCVNPKQCTVCGTSCNYLHISDKMKPQEQAYFSDPVKLMHSRLEHISQVALFQNRQKEKITAYFKQKSVDLEKRLKEVKEQSYREVSELRRENAELKKPLSQRRVSVGNFQTSSSNRMSRPVAITPPVTPGLRLPSTICTGSGMSIERYRDQHSGIMTGLPSAPLEQLTEQILQLQTSSGSELAQPSYPLSQETTSTLAQHGYRTRRPGKGTMAGSIKPEDPHRHTHTTSLGPASPYFHTCEQFIYVKTWCPLRFHKCTEVNGDDSFMKV; encoded by the exons ATGTCGGGATACCTTACATGCTGGTTG gtatttcattcagacccattgccacag CTACCTGTGCCTGTAAGAATGGACTGGTTGCACTGTAATCAGTGTTACAGAAGGGAAGGGATCGCCTTCGTTGTCGCTAGCTGTGGACACATCGTCTGTGAGAGTTGCGTCAACCCCA AGCAGTGCACTGTGTGCGGTACAAGCTGTAATTACCTTCATATATCTGACAAG ATGAAGCCGCAGGAGCAGGCCTACTTCAGTGATCCAGTGAAGCTCATGCACTCTCGTCTGGAGCACATTTCACAA GTTGCTCTCTTCCAGAACAGGCAGAAGGAGAAAATCACTGCATATTTCAAGCAAAAGTCTGTGGATCTGGAGAAGAGGCTGAAGGAGGTTAAGGAGCAAAGCTACAG GGAGGTGTCTGAACTGAGGAGGGAGAATGCAGAGTTGAAGAAGCCTCTCTCTCAAAGGAGG GTATCTGTGGGTAATTTTCAGACAAGCAG CTCCAACAGGATGTCACGTCCAGTGGCCATTACCCCTCCAG TTACcccagggctccgcttgccaagTACCAT CTGCACTGGTTCTGGGATGTCCATAGAGAGGTACAGAGACCAACACTCAGGGATCATGACT GGACTCCCATCAGCTCCATTGGAACAGCTCACAG AACAGATCCTGCAACTCCAAACTTCTTCCGGTTCGGAGCTGGCTCAGCCCTCCTATCCCCTATCCCAAGAAACAACCAGCACTCTG GCACAGCATGGATACAGAACTAGAAGACCAGGAAAGGGAACAATGGCAGGATCTATAAAACCAGAAGATCCTCACCGTCATACACACACCACCAGTTTGGGTCCAGCAAGCCCATATTTTCACACGTGTGAGCAGTTTATATATGTTAAGACATGGTGTCCATTAAGGTTTCACAAGTGTACAGAAGTAAATGGAGATGACAGCTTCATGAAAGTGTAG
- the LOC125740490 gene encoding RING finger protein 212B-like isoform X3: MSGYLTCWLVFHSDPLPQLPVPVRMDWLHCNQCYRREGIAFVVASCGHIVCESCVNPKQCTVCGTSCNYLHISDKMKPQEQAYFSDPVKLMHSRLEHISQVALFQNRQKEKITAYFKQKSVDLEKRLKEVKEQSYRYSAFASVLLWEVSELRRENAELKKPLSQRRVSVGNFQTSSSNRMSRPVAITPPVTPGLRLPSTICTGSGMSIERYRDQHSGIMTGLPSAPLEQLTEQILQLQTSSGSELAQPSYPLSQETTSTLAQHGYRTRRPGKGTMAGSIKPEDPHRHTHTTSLGPASPYFHTCEQFIYVKTWCPLRFHKCTEVNGDDSFMKV, encoded by the exons ATGTCGGGATACCTTACATGCTGGTTG gtatttcattcagacccattgccacag CTACCTGTGCCTGTAAGAATGGACTGGTTGCACTGTAATCAGTGTTACAGAAGGGAAGGGATCGCCTTCGTTGTCGCTAGCTGTGGACACATCGTCTGTGAGAGTTGCGTCAACCCCA AGCAGTGCACTGTGTGCGGTACAAGCTGTAATTACCTTCATATATCTGACAAG ATGAAGCCGCAGGAGCAGGCCTACTTCAGTGATCCAGTGAAGCTCATGCACTCTCGTCTGGAGCACATTTCACAA GTTGCTCTCTTCCAGAACAGGCAGAAGGAGAAAATCACTGCATATTTCAAGCAAAAGTCTGTGGATCTGGAGAAGAGGCTGAAGGAGGTTAAGGAGCAAAGCTACAGGTACTCCGCCTTTGCCTCTGTTCTTCTCTG GGAGGTGTCTGAACTGAGGAGGGAGAATGCAGAGTTGAAGAAGCCTCTCTCTCAAAGGAGG GTATCTGTGGGTAATTTTCAGACAAGCAG CTCCAACAGGATGTCACGTCCAGTGGCCATTACCCCTCCAG TTACcccagggctccgcttgccaagTACCAT CTGCACTGGTTCTGGGATGTCCATAGAGAGGTACAGAGACCAACACTCAGGGATCATGACT GGACTCCCATCAGCTCCATTGGAACAGCTCACAG AACAGATCCTGCAACTCCAAACTTCTTCCGGTTCGGAGCTGGCTCAGCCCTCCTATCCCCTATCCCAAGAAACAACCAGCACTCTG GCACAGCATGGATACAGAACTAGAAGACCAGGAAAGGGAACAATGGCAGGATCTATAAAACCAGAAGATCCTCACCGTCATACACACACCACCAGTTTGGGTCCAGCAAGCCCATATTTTCACACGTGTGAGCAGTTTATATATGTTAAGACATGGTGTCCATTAAGGTTTCACAAGTGTACAGAAGTAAATGGAGATGACAGCTTCATGAAAGTGTAG
- the LOC125740490 gene encoding RING finger protein 212B-like isoform X5 — translation MSGYLTCWLVFHSDPLPQLPVPVRMDWLHCNQCYRREGIAFVVASCGHIVCESCVNPSKFLGLSSTEQCTVCGTSCNYLHISDKMKPQEQAYFSDPVKLMHSRLEHISQVALFQNRQKEKITAYFKQKSVDLEKRLKEVKEQSYREVSELRRENAELKKPLSQRRVSVGNFQTSSSNRMSRPVAITPPVTPGLRLPSTICTGSGMSIERYRDQHSGIMTGLPSAPLEQLTEQILQLQTSSGSELAQPSYPLSQETTSTLAQHGYRTRRPGKGTMAGSIKPEDPHRHTHTTSLGPASPYFHTCEQFIYVKTWCPLRFHKCTEVNGDDSFMKV, via the exons ATGTCGGGATACCTTACATGCTGGTTG gtatttcattcagacccattgccacag CTACCTGTGCCTGTAAGAATGGACTGGTTGCACTGTAATCAGTGTTACAGAAGGGAAGGGATCGCCTTCGTTGTCGCTAGCTGTGGACACATCGTCTGTGAGAGTTGCGTCAACCCCA GTAAATTTTTGGGTTTATCTTCCACAGAGCAGTGCACTGTGTGCGGTACAAGCTGTAATTACCTTCATATATCTGACAAG ATGAAGCCGCAGGAGCAGGCCTACTTCAGTGATCCAGTGAAGCTCATGCACTCTCGTCTGGAGCACATTTCACAA GTTGCTCTCTTCCAGAACAGGCAGAAGGAGAAAATCACTGCATATTTCAAGCAAAAGTCTGTGGATCTGGAGAAGAGGCTGAAGGAGGTTAAGGAGCAAAGCTACAG GGAGGTGTCTGAACTGAGGAGGGAGAATGCAGAGTTGAAGAAGCCTCTCTCTCAAAGGAGG GTATCTGTGGGTAATTTTCAGACAAGCAG CTCCAACAGGATGTCACGTCCAGTGGCCATTACCCCTCCAG TTACcccagggctccgcttgccaagTACCAT CTGCACTGGTTCTGGGATGTCCATAGAGAGGTACAGAGACCAACACTCAGGGATCATGACT GGACTCCCATCAGCTCCATTGGAACAGCTCACAG AACAGATCCTGCAACTCCAAACTTCTTCCGGTTCGGAGCTGGCTCAGCCCTCCTATCCCCTATCCCAAGAAACAACCAGCACTCTG GCACAGCATGGATACAGAACTAGAAGACCAGGAAAGGGAACAATGGCAGGATCTATAAAACCAGAAGATCCTCACCGTCATACACACACCACCAGTTTGGGTCCAGCAAGCCCATATTTTCACACGTGTGAGCAGTTTATATATGTTAAGACATGGTGTCCATTAAGGTTTCACAAGTGTACAGAAGTAAATGGAGATGACAGCTTCATGAAAGTGTAG